One Nyctibius grandis isolate bNycGra1 chromosome 26, bNycGra1.pri, whole genome shotgun sequence DNA window includes the following coding sequences:
- the LOC137673925 gene encoding LOW QUALITY PROTEIN: olfactory receptor 10A4-like (The sequence of the model RefSeq protein was modified relative to this genomic sequence to represent the inferred CDS: inserted 1 base in 1 codon), whose product MTSWNHTVVTCFQFLPFSSIPEIQASLFCLVLFMYLSTLVGNILIIMITMVDAALHSPMCFFLKNLSFLEIVYTTSTIPKMLVNFLAKRKGISFLGCATQMYAFSLLGITECCLLAAMTYGRYGVICRPLRYTTMMSWNKCFLLSGVSWLTGVLVALGQTTFTFILPYCGPNKINHFFCDLPPLLKLACVTTYKNEIATYIAAVLFIMVPFLLIVVSYVQILHIIFKMSSAXGKRKTFSTCFSHLVVVTLFYGSGIVTYLRPKAFYSSSSNKLLSLSYTLVSPMMNPLIYSLRNKQVKQALKRLIAKNKNV is encoded by the exons ATGACTAGCTGGAACCACACAGTGGTGACCTGTTTCCAATTTTTACCTTTCTCCAGCATTCCAGAGATCCAAGCCTCTCTCTTTTGTCTTGTATTGTTCATGTACCTCAGTACTTTGGTGGGAAACATCCTCATCATTATGATCACTATGGTAGATGCTGCCCTTCACTCCCCCATgtgttttttcctcaagaaCTTGTCCTTCCTGGAGATTGTCTACACTACATCCACAATCCCCAAGATGCTGGTGAACTTCCTTGCAAAAAGGAAGGGAATATCCTTTCTGGGCTGTGCCACACAGATGTATGCCTTCTCCCTCTTAGGGATCACAGAATGTTGTCTGCTGGCTGCCATGACCTATGGTCGCTATGGGGTCATATGCCGTCCCCTGCGCTACACGACCATGATGAGCTGGAATAAGTGCTTCCTGCTGTCAGGTGTATCTTGGCTTACTGGTGTCTTGGTGGCCCTAGGGCAGACAACTTTCACCTTTATCCTTCCATATTGTGGACCCAACAAGATCAATCACTTCTTCTGTGATCTGCCGCCTCTGCTGAAGTTAGCTTGTGTGACCACTTACAAGAACGAAATTGCTACCTACATAGCAGCTGTCCTCTTCATCATGGTCCCCTTCTTACTCATAGTTGTGTCATATGTCCAGATTCTCCACATCATCTTCAAGATGTCATCAG AaggcaagagaaaaacattctCTACCTGCTTCTCTCACTTGGTCGTGGTTACTCTGTTTTACGGATCTGGCATTGTAACCTACTTGAGACCCAAAGCCTTTTATTCAAGCAGCAGTAACaaactgctttctctctcttacaCACTGGTGTCTCCAATGATGAACCCCTTGATTTACAGCTTGAGGAACAAGCAGGTTAAACAAGCCTTGAAAAGACTGatagccaaaaataaaaatgtgtga